TCACCTTGATCAGGTTTTGACCGTGCGTGTCGACCTGCTCACCACAGATACTGATAAACAGCTGGGCAAGCTCAGAACTGGCCATAGCGCCAGTTAACAGTGGTTGCATTGTGTCGTTTTCACTGACCAATGCAGCAAAGCCGAGCATTTCTGCCCACTTTTCCACGGCCTGATGTTCAACAGCAAAGTCAAAAGCTGCCTTTGCGTAAGGACGAGCAATGGTGGTTAACTCAGCCATAACTCAGCTCCCTTATCAAATTTCAGCAACAAGTTTATCAACGATGTCGCGTTGTGCGGCTTCATCAATAGAACGCTCAAGGATCTTCTCTGCACCAGTGACGGCTAGAGTAGCTAACTGCTTACGCAGTTCCTCTTTCACACGGTTACGTTCAGCTTCAATTTCTGCTTTACCCTGAGCGATGATTTTCGCACGCTCAGCGTCTGCTTCAGCTTTGGCTTCTTCAACGATTTGGTTTTTACGCTTATTAGCGGATTCAATAATTTCGTTGGCAGTTGCCTTGGCTTCTTTGAGTTGCTCAGTTGCTTTCTCCTGAGCCAGCTCCAGGTCTTTGGCGGCACGGTCAGCATCAGCGAGACCATCAGCAATCTTTTTCTGGCGCGCGTCGATGGCATGCATCAAAGGCGGCCAAACGAACTTCATGCAGAACCACACGAAGATCATAAATGCAACCGTCTGACCGAGTAGGGTAGCGTTGATATTCACAACAGCCTCCTAATTAGAGTTAAGACAGAAGCGTTTATTACAGCATTGCACCCAGTGGGTTAGTGAACAGCATATACAATGCAATACCCACACCGATCATGGTTACGGCGTCCAACAGACCCGCTACGATGAACATTTTAACTTGCAGCATTGGGGCCATTTCTGGTTGACGCGCAGCGCCTTCCAGGAACTTACCACCCAACAGACCGAAGCCAATAGCAGTCCCCAGTGCACCCAGACCAATCAACAGAGCAACAGCGATTGCAGTAAAGCCCAGAATAGTTTCCATCTGTATCTCCAGTTCTAAATCTTTAATTTAGTTGATGATTTAGTTTAAAAAATTTCTTCAGCAATCCTTAATGATCTTCATGTGCCATGCTGAGATAAACAATGGTCAGCATCATGAAGATAAACGCTTGCAGTGTGATAACCAGAATGTGGAAAATCAGCCAGCCCAATTGCAGGGTAATACCCAGGGCAGACAGAGCCACGTTGGCACCATACATCAGCGCAATAAGGATGAAGATCAACTCACCTGCATACAGGTTACCGAATAGACGCAGAGCCAGAGAAATTGGCTTAGCAATCAAGGTAACTGATTCCAGCAGTAAGTTGACGGGTATCATTGCCCAATGGTTAAAGGGCTGTAACGTCAGTTCTTTTACAAAGCCTTTAATACCCTTGACCTTGATGCTGTAGTAAATAATCAGCACGAAAACCCCCAGCGCTAAGCTGAAGGTGATGTTTAGGTCAGTAGTCGGAACTACTCTTAGGTGAGAAACGCCCATCAATGACGCCGCATGCGGCAGCCAGTCAACAGGAACCATATCCATGAAGTTCATCATGAATACCCACACAAAAATAGTCAGAGCTAAAGGAGCAATAAGGGCATTGCGACCATGAAAGGTTTCTTTCACGCTGTTATCAACGAACTCGACGATCATCTCAACAAAGCACTGAAGCTTGCCAGGAACGCCGGTGGTCGCTTTTTTTGCAACGCTATGGAAAACCCACAGGAACAAAACGCCAAGACCAACCGAAAAGAGCAACGAATCAATGTGCCATGTCCAGAAGCCTTCCCCAGCCGTGAGGTTGGTAAGGTGATGCTGGATATAGCCCTGCGGTGTTAACGCTTCACCAGTTGCAGCCATGATTCATCCCACTTAACTTTGCTTGAAGTATAAAGGTGCTGCCCAATGCACGATCAGCGCCAGGGAATAACACACGAACAGCGGCATGAATGCGACTTCCATGTAAATAAACACTAGCGAAAACAACACAATGGTTAACAGCAACTTTACCGCTTCCCCCCAGTAGAAGGCTTTGAGAACCTTGCCAGCTGAACTTGCTCCCGAATGGGAGAAAGCGAGGGTTGCGAACACAAAATTAGGGAGTACAGCGATAACTGCGCCTGCGAATGCAGACCAGCCAAACTGAACTCCCCACACGACGAAAAAGAGAAAGGAAGTACCCCCAGCTATCGCCGCCTGCATCAACACTAATCGATAGGCTGACCACCGGCCACGACGCGCCAAAATCTTACTCAATTCATCCTCTCCGTATTTTACTTTTTGTTCCCCTTGACCGGATGTTCAAAATCCTTATTTAGTCAAGGTACAAAAAGCTTGCGAAAGTATACCCTTTCAGGGTTTAGATGCAACTTTGAGATAAGATAAAACGGTACTTTTAACGTGATATAACGCTAAAACTGAGAAAATCTAAGATTAACAAACGTAACAAATTTACACAAAATTGTCTTAACTTTTAAAAATCAGCTAATTTTACTAAGAATTCCATCCAGTTCAGCTAAATTTTGATAATTAATTACAATCTTTCCCCGACCTTTTTGATTATATGTTATCGAAACTTTAGCACCGAGCTTTTCAATTAACTGGTTCTCTAAACGGCTTACATCAGGATCTTTAACTGGATTTTCGGGGCTTTCGACTGGATTTAGCGCTTTATTAACTAATTGTTCCGTTTCACGAACTGTAAGTTCTTTAGAAGCAACCAATCTGGCCAGTTGAGTTTGTTCATCTCCTGGGATGGCTAATAAGGCACGGGCATGCCCCATATCAATGTCGCCATTTTCCAATAACCGCTTAACCGGCTCATTGAGGGCCGTCAATCGCAGTAGATTGGTAATAGTGGTACGGGATTTTCCCACAGCTGTAGCAATTTGTTGGTGAGTTAGTTCAAATTCTTCGATTAAACGATGTAAAGCAACGGCTTCTTCCATTGCATTAAGGTCTTCCCGCTGAATATTCTCGATTAAGGCAATAACAACAGCAGATTCATCTGGGATAACTTTAAC
This region of Shewanella sp. NFH-SH190041 genomic DNA includes:
- the atpF gene encoding F0F1 ATP synthase subunit B, which gives rise to MNINATLLGQTVAFMIFVWFCMKFVWPPLMHAIDARQKKIADGLADADRAAKDLELAQEKATEQLKEAKATANEIIESANKRKNQIVEEAKAEADAERAKIIAQGKAEIEAERNRVKEELRKQLATLAVTGAEKILERSIDEAAQRDIVDKLVAEI
- the atpE gene encoding F0F1 ATP synthase subunit C, which produces METILGFTAIAVALLIGLGALGTAIGFGLLGGKFLEGAARQPEMAPMLQVKMFIVAGLLDAVTMIGVGIALYMLFTNPLGAML
- the atpB gene encoding F0F1 ATP synthase subunit A produces the protein MAATGEALTPQGYIQHHLTNLTAGEGFWTWHIDSLLFSVGLGVLFLWVFHSVAKKATTGVPGKLQCFVEMIVEFVDNSVKETFHGRNALIAPLALTIFVWVFMMNFMDMVPVDWLPHAASLMGVSHLRVVPTTDLNITFSLALGVFVLIIYYSIKVKGIKGFVKELTLQPFNHWAMIPVNLLLESVTLIAKPISLALRLFGNLYAGELIFILIALMYGANVALSALGITLQLGWLIFHILVITLQAFIFMMLTIVYLSMAHEDH
- a CDS encoding ATP synthase subunit I: MSKILARRGRWSAYRLVLMQAAIAGGTSFLFFVVWGVQFGWSAFAGAVIAVLPNFVFATLAFSHSGASSAGKVLKAFYWGEAVKLLLTIVLFSLVFIYMEVAFMPLFVCYSLALIVHWAAPLYFKQS
- a CDS encoding ParB/RepB/Spo0J family partition protein, translated to MNIKKRGLGKGLDALLSTSHAASQKQQNLATEMQTKPEKDTLVQLDLDLLQPGKYQPRRDMSQAALEELAESIRTQGIIQPIVVRPLSENQYEIIAGERRWRAAQIAGLDKVPCIVKVIPDESAVVIALIENIQREDLNAMEEAVALHRLIEEFELTHQQIATAVGKSRTTITNLLRLTALNEPVKRLLENGDIDMGHARALLAIPGDEQTQLARLVASKELTVRETEQLVNKALNPVESPENPVKDPDVSRLENQLIEKLGAKVSITYNQKGRGKIVINYQNLAELDGILSKIS